One Equus caballus isolate H_3958 breed thoroughbred chromosome 14, TB-T2T, whole genome shotgun sequence DNA segment encodes these proteins:
- the LOC138917402 gene encoding spermatogenesis-associated protein 31D4-like isoform X1 → MEFSQWNVLSFLNSHMELFLSICSTFLDSDYNLSIVCGLWLLLLFLCFLVEIPSLPTLWKTKIYQKRQGRAKRRRKGGTSSGWRNYQRETEEKRRLISILKRPLGRPLDTTRIRQLLCPDPSCEVCNSTTAEINRLLFLEDLEDDTASVSSMASTASGTESSFTLSSAFSEVPPGDLTPSPPPDPSPPPPSVLSPNPMTPLADFLSPSPPGHSMPPEPIPPLESKFPADHSPPQPIALPPLPPHDTQATGPILQPEATLSLNTIFSLDRTLSQDINPLPNLPQIMNPSDSLACHHAPPSLSVSPPTDHPLTVTQSKSVSILLKSVPENSSPDSPGGLSTYVPTIRGTDHSSLSISELSWWQACAKDLFLAPSTLAPRDFNREFLALHSPESSLERHPTANLIEPGNLSFLSPHVLALLERQVRKRSDFLMWKEKEKEKGSFPKQLRPGHQLNPSGKMSESNADECDSAFSLPFWSSAGKPKELHMREQPPYPKILEDHLQEKCMQLFWGLPSLHSESLPSAIRDSRDCTTIFLFNTISNASMGQESPVPLHRPPPSLPEIQPQPLPQTLPQSQPLPLTQVKSQAHLKSPLPILPSGPLPQIRICGVCYHRPPDESESLTSSEIQQLEWKVLQKQQESLWGSPSVVQRSQEEFCSSAPNFPYHQASQAHASISTLPVEFPLSDELRKKLEHHLRKRLIQHRWGLPRRICECLSLMMPPRDFSEIAKSESNRGLSRISVNKDLNVGLSQSKSFHERGSELLQVEKEMGKDQGHSPENGPKAHLLSDPESSSDKDPAYDSEKDLNSHMASLSGKASRALEESLDQKQLENVLKAHLSKKFEEISEARLPGTVRSSWHASKQTLLLSDKPRTQITQRSLPPSVGGDSSLNTFQEICFIDSSAQQMMETHIKSFRMRMEWGLPCRVLESIQAFKLEDAASQSLPYFYCPPSNNPTLEVDSKSEGFEPHRGSSKSVLQEKAETTNSALVLDRLCPATSPMGREGQGVPRQSPSGINQEIAEVVQRSKGARQTHLPVTCGITGKTSQKYTQLGNRCPPELPARQAGAKPETKDERVSSSDRREGRQDKKMKSEPFSMYNTARDIFRAKELNALQSKTGSVLTTSKPGSSQMIRENHSKTEITGTIESPAPKRQVPQDPKSSDLKEHLFGELKSKLEKRNQSQVQGQDTDRSPASESLTYKASLTHAHGVSSGDMGASQVLRVHLEDSGISRQQRQEPWVPKKDLKRSEDKKFPPATMRLSPPGPNKEELGGGDAGLGTSQPTRKSFPTQITASEETLGSKSSQTSSQKAQPPPESLFRKKMNDIFQWLRPGTKGKKQEHPPEKGRPISSAQSRGLVKGRAAVTGTTTAQKTRTVPGKFPVEKLGQRCATEVTRPQEPLPSLRKFVKTEQKAEEQAQAEPVQGHPSNYRAPSCKVPNTKSCHQEVVFAGRNYPTCSRWIRDQKGHPQKVVAFKDQLLDQKRPLSVPRREHVPHPSSTCRRQAGPGASSCSHHC, encoded by the exons atggagttcagtcaatggaatgttctctcatttctgaatagccatatggagttgtttttgagcatctgctcaacattcttagatagtgactATAACCTCAgcatcgtgtgtgggttgtggctgcttcttctgttcctgtgcttcctggtggagattccatctttaccaaccttgtggaaaaccaaaatctaccaaaag cgtcagggcagagccaagaggagaagaaaaggtggaacatcaagtg gttggagaaactaccagagggaaacagaggagaaaaggaggctaatttctattctgaaaag gcccctaggccggcctctcgataccacccgcattcgtcaactattatgcccagacccctcctgtgaggtgtgtaatagcacaactgctgaaatcaatcggctgctgttcctggaggacctggaagatgatactgcctctgtgtcctctatggcttccacagcttctgggactgagtcatcattcactctgtcctctgccttctcagaagtccctccaggagacctaacaccatcccctccacctgacccttccccaccgcccccctccgttctctcacctaacccaatgacacccttagctgactttctttcaccctcaccaccgggtcactctatgccaccagagcctattcctcccttggagtccaaattcccagcagaccattccccaccccaacccattgcccttccccctctcccaccacatgacacccaggcaacgggtcctattctccaaccagaggccactctgtctctgaatacgatcttctctcttgaccgcaccctttcccaagatattaaccccttaccaaatttgccccagataatgaatcccagtgactcactggcttgtcatcacgcaccaccaagcctgtctgtctcaccaccgacagaccaccctttaactgtgactcaatctaaatcggtttccatcttattgaagtctgttccagagaactcatctccagatagccctggtgggttgtccacttatgtcccaacaatcagaggcactgaccattcaagcctgtcaatttcagaattatcctggtggcaagcttgtgccaaagacttgttcttagcaccttccaccttggcaccacgTGATTTTAATCGtgagtttcttgccctccattctccagagtcctctctggagagacaccctacagctaaccttatagagcctggtaacctctcatttctcagccctcatgtcctggcactcctggagagacaagtccgaaagaggagtgatttcctgatgtggaaggaaaaggagaaggagaagggctcttttccaaaacaacttaggccaggccaccaactaaatccttcggggaaaatgtcagagtcaaatgctgatgagtgtgactcagcattctcccttcctttctggagcagtgcaggcaaaccaaaggagctgcacatgcgtgagcagcccccatatcctaaaatcttggaggaccatttacaggaaaaatgtatgcagctcttctggggtctcccatctctgcacagcgagtccttgccctctgctatccgtgactcacgtgactgcaccacaatcttccttttcaataccatctcaaatgcctccatgggccaagaatccccagtacctctccatcgcccacctccatccttgcctgagatccagccccaacccttgcctcaaaccctgccccaatcccagcccctacctctcactcaggtcaagtcccaggcccaccttaaatccccactcccaatcctaccatctggtcctctaccccagataaggatctgtggagtgtgttaCCATAGACCCccggatgaatcagagtctctcacctcatctgaaattcaacaactggaatggaaagtgttgcagaagcaacaggaaagtttgtggggttccccctctgtagtccaaagatctcaggaagaattttgttcttcagctcccaactttccttaccatcaggcctcccaggcccatgcctccatctccacccttcccgtagagtttcctctcagtgatgagctgaggaagaaactggaacatcaccttcgaaagaggctcatccaacaccggtggggcctgccccgcaggatctgtgagtgtctgtcactgatgatgcctccaagagatttctcagagatagctaagtcagaaagcaatcgtggactctcacggatctcggtgaacaaagatctaaatgttggattgagccaatccaaaagcttccatgagaggggttcagaactgcttcaggtagagaaggagatggggaaggatcaggggcatagcccagagaacggcccaaaagctcatctgttgagtgacccagagagctcttcagataaggatccggcatatgactctgagaaagacctaaatagtcacatggcaagtctgtcagggaaagcttcaagggccttggaggaaagtctagatcagaaacaacttgaaaatgtcctgaaagcacatttgagcaagaagtttgaggaaatcagtgaggctcggctccctgggacggtgcgcagttcatggcatgctagcaagcagacattgctgctttctgacaaaccccgcacccaaataactcagaggagtttgccaccttcagtgggtggggactcctccctgaataccttccaggagatttgcttcattgattccagtgcacaacagatgatggaaacccatattaaaagtttccgtatgaggatggagtggggcctgccctgcagggtccttgaatccatacaggcgtttaaattggaagatgctgcatcccagtccttgccctatttctactgtcccccctcaaataacccaactttggaagtcgactccaaatccgagggcttcgagccccatagaggaagctctaaatctgttcttcaagaaaaagcggaaacaacaaattcagccctggtcctggatcgtctttgccctgctacatcacctatgggcagggaaggtcaaggggtgccgagacaatcaccctctggtatcaaccaagagattgcagaggttgttcagaggagtaagggtgccaggcagactcatctgcctgtcacatgtggcatcacaggcaaaacGAGTCAGAAATATACTCaactaggcaacagatgccccccagagctgcctgcaaggcaagctggtgccaaacctgagacaaaagatgagagagtgagttccagtgatagaagagaagggcgacaggacaaaaagatgaagtcggaacccttttccatgtacaacacggccagggacatattcagggccaaggagctcaatgctctgcagtcaaaaactggtagtgtgttgacaaccagcaagccaggaagctcccaaatgatacgtgagaatcacagtaaaacagaaattactgggaccattgaaagccctgcaccaaaaagacaagttccccaagacccaaagtcatcggatcttaaggaacatctgtttggggaattaaagtcaaaactagagaagaggaatcagagccaggtccaaggccaagacactgacaggtcccctgcctcagagagcttgacttacaaggcctcactgactcatgcccacggtgtctccagtggggacatgggagcttcccaggtgctgcgtgtccatctggaggacagtgggatcagcaggcagcagcggcaggagccttgggtccctaagaaagacctaaagaggtccgaggataagaaattcccaccagctacaatgagactgagccctccgggccccaacaaagaagagcttggtggaggggatgcagggttggggacatcccaacctacaagaaagagtttccctactcagatcacagcatcagaggagacgcttgggagcaagtcttcccagacctcatcacagaaggcacagcctcctcctgaaagtctgttcagaaaaaagatgaacgacatttttcaatggcttcgtcctgggacaaaaggcaaaaagcaagaacaTCCCCCGGAAAAGGGccgccccatatcatctgcacagagcagaggcctggttaaagggagagctgccgttactgggaccaccacggctcagaagaccaggacggtccctgggaagttcccagtggagaaactggggcagcggtgtgcaacagaggtcacccgccctcaagagccccttccttccctgaggaagtttgtgaaaactgagcagaaggcagaagagcaggcccaggcagagcccgtccaggggcatccttccaactacagggctccctcctgtaaagtgccaaacaccaagtcctgccaccaagaagttgtctttgctggccggaattatcctacatgttctagatggatcagagaccagaaaggacaccctcagaaagtcgtggcgtttaaagatcagctattggatcagaagcgtcccttatctgtgccccgcagggagcatgtgccccatccaagctccacctgcaggcgtcaagccggcccaggggcctccagctgttctcaccactgctaa
- the LOC138917402 gene encoding spermatogenesis-associated protein 31D4-like isoform X2, with protein sequence MRQGRAKRRRKGGTSSGWRNYQRETEEKRRLISILKRPLGRPLDTTRIRQLLCPDPSCEVCNSTTAEINRLLFLEDLEDDTASVSSMASTASGTESSFTLSSAFSEVPPGDLTPSPPPDPSPPPPSVLSPNPMTPLADFLSPSPPGHSMPPEPIPPLESKFPADHSPPQPIALPPLPPHDTQATGPILQPEATLSLNTIFSLDRTLSQDINPLPNLPQIMNPSDSLACHHAPPSLSVSPPTDHPLTVTQSKSVSILLKSVPENSSPDSPGGLSTYVPTIRGTDHSSLSISELSWWQACAKDLFLAPSTLAPRDFNREFLALHSPESSLERHPTANLIEPGNLSFLSPHVLALLERQVRKRSDFLMWKEKEKEKGSFPKQLRPGHQLNPSGKMSESNADECDSAFSLPFWSSAGKPKELHMREQPPYPKILEDHLQEKCMQLFWGLPSLHSESLPSAIRDSRDCTTIFLFNTISNASMGQESPVPLHRPPPSLPEIQPQPLPQTLPQSQPLPLTQVKSQAHLKSPLPILPSGPLPQIRICGVCYHRPPDESESLTSSEIQQLEWKVLQKQQESLWGSPSVVQRSQEEFCSSAPNFPYHQASQAHASISTLPVEFPLSDELRKKLEHHLRKRLIQHRWGLPRRICECLSLMMPPRDFSEIAKSESNRGLSRISVNKDLNVGLSQSKSFHERGSELLQVEKEMGKDQGHSPENGPKAHLLSDPESSSDKDPAYDSEKDLNSHMASLSGKASRALEESLDQKQLENVLKAHLSKKFEEISEARLPGTVRSSWHASKQTLLLSDKPRTQITQRSLPPSVGGDSSLNTFQEICFIDSSAQQMMETHIKSFRMRMEWGLPCRVLESIQAFKLEDAASQSLPYFYCPPSNNPTLEVDSKSEGFEPHRGSSKSVLQEKAETTNSALVLDRLCPATSPMGREGQGVPRQSPSGINQEIAEVVQRSKGARQTHLPVTCGITGKTSQKYTQLGNRCPPELPARQAGAKPETKDERVSSSDRREGRQDKKMKSEPFSMYNTARDIFRAKELNALQSKTGSVLTTSKPGSSQMIRENHSKTEITGTIESPAPKRQVPQDPKSSDLKEHLFGELKSKLEKRNQSQVQGQDTDRSPASESLTYKASLTHAHGVSSGDMGASQVLRVHLEDSGISRQQRQEPWVPKKDLKRSEDKKFPPATMRLSPPGPNKEELGGGDAGLGTSQPTRKSFPTQITASEETLGSKSSQTSSQKAQPPPESLFRKKMNDIFQWLRPGTKGKKQEHPPEKGRPISSAQSRGLVKGRAAVTGTTTAQKTRTVPGKFPVEKLGQRCATEVTRPQEPLPSLRKFVKTEQKAEEQAQAEPVQGHPSNYRAPSCKVPNTKSCHQEVVFAGRNYPTCSRWIRDQKGHPQKVVAFKDQLLDQKRPLSVPRREHVPHPSSTCRRQAGPGASSCSHHC encoded by the exons atg cgtcagggcagagccaagaggagaagaaaaggtggaacatcaagtg gttggagaaactaccagagggaaacagaggagaaaaggaggctaatttctattctgaaaag gcccctaggccggcctctcgataccacccgcattcgtcaactattatgcccagacccctcctgtgaggtgtgtaatagcacaactgctgaaatcaatcggctgctgttcctggaggacctggaagatgatactgcctctgtgtcctctatggcttccacagcttctgggactgagtcatcattcactctgtcctctgccttctcagaagtccctccaggagacctaacaccatcccctccacctgacccttccccaccgcccccctccgttctctcacctaacccaatgacacccttagctgactttctttcaccctcaccaccgggtcactctatgccaccagagcctattcctcccttggagtccaaattcccagcagaccattccccaccccaacccattgcccttccccctctcccaccacatgacacccaggcaacgggtcctattctccaaccagaggccactctgtctctgaatacgatcttctctcttgaccgcaccctttcccaagatattaaccccttaccaaatttgccccagataatgaatcccagtgactcactggcttgtcatcacgcaccaccaagcctgtctgtctcaccaccgacagaccaccctttaactgtgactcaatctaaatcggtttccatcttattgaagtctgttccagagaactcatctccagatagccctggtgggttgtccacttatgtcccaacaatcagaggcactgaccattcaagcctgtcaatttcagaattatcctggtggcaagcttgtgccaaagacttgttcttagcaccttccaccttggcaccacgTGATTTTAATCGtgagtttcttgccctccattctccagagtcctctctggagagacaccctacagctaaccttatagagcctggtaacctctcatttctcagccctcatgtcctggcactcctggagagacaagtccgaaagaggagtgatttcctgatgtggaaggaaaaggagaaggagaagggctcttttccaaaacaacttaggccaggccaccaactaaatccttcggggaaaatgtcagagtcaaatgctgatgagtgtgactcagcattctcccttcctttctggagcagtgcaggcaaaccaaaggagctgcacatgcgtgagcagcccccatatcctaaaatcttggaggaccatttacaggaaaaatgtatgcagctcttctggggtctcccatctctgcacagcgagtccttgccctctgctatccgtgactcacgtgactgcaccacaatcttccttttcaataccatctcaaatgcctccatgggccaagaatccccagtacctctccatcgcccacctccatccttgcctgagatccagccccaacccttgcctcaaaccctgccccaatcccagcccctacctctcactcaggtcaagtcccaggcccaccttaaatccccactcccaatcctaccatctggtcctctaccccagataaggatctgtggagtgtgttaCCATAGACCCccggatgaatcagagtctctcacctcatctgaaattcaacaactggaatggaaagtgttgcagaagcaacaggaaagtttgtggggttccccctctgtagtccaaagatctcaggaagaattttgttcttcagctcccaactttccttaccatcaggcctcccaggcccatgcctccatctccacccttcccgtagagtttcctctcagtgatgagctgaggaagaaactggaacatcaccttcgaaagaggctcatccaacaccggtggggcctgccccgcaggatctgtgagtgtctgtcactgatgatgcctccaagagatttctcagagatagctaagtcagaaagcaatcgtggactctcacggatctcggtgaacaaagatctaaatgttggattgagccaatccaaaagcttccatgagaggggttcagaactgcttcaggtagagaaggagatggggaaggatcaggggcatagcccagagaacggcccaaaagctcatctgttgagtgacccagagagctcttcagataaggatccggcatatgactctgagaaagacctaaatagtcacatggcaagtctgtcagggaaagcttcaagggccttggaggaaagtctagatcagaaacaacttgaaaatgtcctgaaagcacatttgagcaagaagtttgaggaaatcagtgaggctcggctccctgggacggtgcgcagttcatggcatgctagcaagcagacattgctgctttctgacaaaccccgcacccaaataactcagaggagtttgccaccttcagtgggtggggactcctccctgaataccttccaggagatttgcttcattgattccagtgcacaacagatgatggaaacccatattaaaagtttccgtatgaggatggagtggggcctgccctgcagggtccttgaatccatacaggcgtttaaattggaagatgctgcatcccagtccttgccctatttctactgtcccccctcaaataacccaactttggaagtcgactccaaatccgagggcttcgagccccatagaggaagctctaaatctgttcttcaagaaaaagcggaaacaacaaattcagccctggtcctggatcgtctttgccctgctacatcacctatgggcagggaaggtcaaggggtgccgagacaatcaccctctggtatcaaccaagagattgcagaggttgttcagaggagtaagggtgccaggcagactcatctgcctgtcacatgtggcatcacaggcaaaacGAGTCAGAAATATACTCaactaggcaacagatgccccccagagctgcctgcaaggcaagctggtgccaaacctgagacaaaagatgagagagtgagttccagtgatagaagagaagggcgacaggacaaaaagatgaagtcggaacccttttccatgtacaacacggccagggacatattcagggccaaggagctcaatgctctgcagtcaaaaactggtagtgtgttgacaaccagcaagccaggaagctcccaaatgatacgtgagaatcacagtaaaacagaaattactgggaccattgaaagccctgcaccaaaaagacaagttccccaagacccaaagtcatcggatcttaaggaacatctgtttggggaattaaagtcaaaactagagaagaggaatcagagccaggtccaaggccaagacactgacaggtcccctgcctcagagagcttgacttacaaggcctcactgactcatgcccacggtgtctccagtggggacatgggagcttcccaggtgctgcgtgtccatctggaggacagtgggatcagcaggcagcagcggcaggagccttgggtccctaagaaagacctaaagaggtccgaggataagaaattcccaccagctacaatgagactgagccctccgggccccaacaaagaagagcttggtggaggggatgcagggttggggacatcccaacctacaagaaagagtttccctactcagatcacagcatcagaggagacgcttgggagcaagtcttcccagacctcatcacagaaggcacagcctcctcctgaaagtctgttcagaaaaaagatgaacgacatttttcaatggcttcgtcctgggacaaaaggcaaaaagcaagaacaTCCCCCGGAAAAGGGccgccccatatcatctgcacagagcagaggcctggttaaagggagagctgccgttactgggaccaccacggctcagaagaccaggacggtccctgggaagttcccagtggagaaactggggcagcggtgtgcaacagaggtcacccgccctcaagagccccttccttccctgaggaagtttgtgaaaactgagcagaaggcagaagagcaggcccaggcagagcccgtccaggggcatccttccaactacagggctccctcctgtaaagtgccaaacaccaagtcctgccaccaagaagttgtctttgctggccggaattatcctacatgttctagatggatcagagaccagaaaggacaccctcagaaagtcgtggcgtttaaagatcagctattggatcagaagcgtcccttatctgtgccccgcagggagcatgtgccccatccaagctccacctgcaggcgtcaagccggcccaggggcctccagctgttctcaccactgctaa